The window GGGGGGTTGCGTCTAGCCGCGTCTTACTACACGGAACTCTGGCGCAACCTCGGCTTAATTCGGCAAGGGGTCAAACGCGCTCAAAAATACCACCCAGAGGCGCGTGCCATTGTCGGTGGGGGGGCAGTGAGTGTGTTTTATGAACAACTGGAAAATAAGCTCCCCACCAGAACCATTGTTTCCGTGGGTGAAGGGGAAGCCCTCCTAGAGAAAATTCTGCGAAATCAAGAGTTTCAGGATGAGCGCTGCTATGTGGTTGGGGAGACAAAACCACGAGATCGCTTAATCCATGAACAACCCGCCCCCCTAGAAAAAACCGCTTGTAATTACGATTACATCGAACAAATATGGCCTAGTTTTGATTATTACTTACAAGAAAACGACTTTTATATTGGTGTACAAACCAAGCGAGGTTGTCCGCACAACTGCTGCTATTGCGTCTATACCGTAGTGGAAGGCAAACAGGTACGGATTAACCCCGCTGCGGAAGTGGTAGCTGAAATGCGCCAGCTTTATGATCGTGGCGTTCGTAACTTCTGGTTTACCGACGCTCAATTCATCCCGGCACGCAGGTTTATGGATGATGCCATTGAACTGTTGCAGAAAATTGACGATTCCGGCATGAATGATATTCATTGGGCGGCTTATATTCGGGCAGACAATTTAACGCCCCAATTGTGCGACCTAATGGTGAAAACCGGCATGAATTACTTTGAAATAGGCATCACCAGTGGTTCTCAAGAACTGGTGCGGAAGATGCGGATGGGTTACAACTTGCGTACCGTCTTGCAAAACTGCCGGGATTTGAAAGCCGCTGGCTTTAACGACCTGGTTTCTGTCAACTACTCGTTTAATGTAATCGATGAACGACCGGAAACCATCCGTCAGACAATTGCCTATCATCGGGAGTTAGAGCGGATTTTTGGAGCGGATAAAGTGGAGCCTGCTATCTTCTTTATTGGGTTACAACCCCACACCCACCTGGAAGAGTATGCATTTGAAAATAATGTTCTCAATCGAGATTATGACCCAATGAGCTTAATGCCTTGGACAGCGAAGAAACTGCTGTGGAATCCAGAACCCTTAGGTTCGTTCTTCGGGGAAGTTTGTCTCCAAGCATGGCGGCAAAACCCGAATGACTTTGGGCGGGAAGTCATGAAGATTCTTGAAGAACGATTGGGTTGTGCAGAGTTAGAGGAAGCGCTAACCGCTCCCCTTGAACCGAAACAGAAACAAGATAAACAACTGGTTACTGTTGCATAGGAACATGGGCAACTCTTTCAAGTTGCCCGTACAATGACTGGAAAAGCAAGCGCTCTTTTTTTCGGTTACCTATTAGAGATTCTTTTTTAAGAGCGTCCTTTATATGTTTGTGGTTGGAGATTATAAAATCTAACAATGCTGGAAGGTTCGATTTTACAAAAGTTAGAAGCAGCCCATCGAGGAAGTAAAAGACCTCTAAACTTTGGGGTTTATTACAAAAACACACTCGTTGCTCTGTGCCATGCTCTGGAAGACTTCATTCTGGAGTCTGGCGGTACACCTCTGATGATTACAGCTTTCCAGCGAGGTAAGTGGTATTTGCAAGAGGCAGAGCGTTATGGAGATTTAGCCGCGAAAGCTTCTCAGGTGGTGATTATGGCAGCAGCCGATGCTGGCTTTGCCGAACACCCGACAAGCCAACGGTCGAATGTGGAACTGGTGAGTCTGACACCGGATGATCCAGTGGCTCAAGAGTGGCACCTGATTATTTTGTCTGAAACGTACTCCGCGATGGTGCTCTGTCAAGAGTTATCGTCCACGGATTATGGGCCAACTGGAGTACCAGAAAATGACCTGGAACGCAAGTTCTACGGATTTTGGACGTTTGAGGCTGAACTGGTACAAGAGACAATGGACTTAGCGATCGCCCATGTCGGTCGTTATGCTCCAGAATTACAGCAAGCCTTGAGGAGCCAAAAACAAAAGATTACCGCTGCCTATGGGACTAAACCAAGAGACGACATTGGCATAGTGGTGACCCGTGTGGTGGACTATCTTCAACATAGTCAAGAAGATGTCTCTCACCTTGGGGAAAGCGAACTGTTTGCCTCGCCCATGCATGAACAGGCGTTGGAAGACAACCTGGTGTCTAGCGAGATGCAGGCATTTTTGCGGATGGCGCAGCTAATCGACCAAGCGAATGCAGCCAATCCCTTGGCGGCGGCAGAAATAGCAGCGCTCGCAGAATCCATGGGACAATTGCTGGATATCCCGTCGTGGCAATTGAAGCGTCTGCGTCTGGCGGCGTTGCTGCACGGATTGGGTTCTTCCTTCGTGACAGCGGTTCATTCCCAGGAAGAAGCTCCCAGTTGTCCTCTAACGACGGCAGTGCAGGCATTACGAGTGATGCCCCGCATGAGAGCGATCGCCCAAATTATCACTCATCAAACCGAGTGGTGGGATGGCACAGGTACGCCTGCGGGGTTAGCTTATGATGCTATTCCTTTAGAATCGAGAATTTTAGGACTGGTGACCCACTTTCAGTGGCACGTCAGACAGCTACGGATGTCGCAAGAAGGAGAGGAGACCACGATTAATCTCGAAGAAACCTTATCCAAAGCGTTAGCTGAATGTCAGCGCCAAGCAGGCGAAGCGTTTGATCCCAAACTCATTGAAGCTCTATCTTTACTGGTTATGGGGATGCAACAGGGCATGAGCTTGCAGGTGAATCAACCTAAAATTGCAGCAGGGATGTGGTTGCTCGATTCCCATCCCAATGAAGAGTTGAAGGTTAGCAAGTTGAAGCTTCAAGATTAAAACATTCAACTTTCAACCTTTTAAGGTTCAACGTTTATGTAGGTCAACCTAATTTTTTTGAGTTAAGTGATGGAGATAGAAGCAATTCGCTCTGGGAAACTCAAGCAGCTGCCAGGAGTCGATTTAGAAGAGGAAGACCTTTCTGTCAGTCAACTGGAGCGTATTAACCTGGCTGGGGCGACACTGGCGGGAACCAATTTTTCGGGTTCCAATCTCAATGGTGCCCGTTTAGATGGCGC of the Allocoleopsis franciscana PCC 7113 genome contains:
- a CDS encoding photosystem II high light acclimation radical SAM protein yields the protein MPQKILYVRLPCNPIFPIGVVYLADHVHKLFPEVEQRIFDLGTVPPLDFANALDTCVDEFQPTLLVFSWRDIQIYAPVGGRGGNPLQNAFEFYYARNPLIKLRGALGGLRLAASYYTELWRNLGLIRQGVKRAQKYHPEARAIVGGGAVSVFYEQLENKLPTRTIVSVGEGEALLEKILRNQEFQDERCYVVGETKPRDRLIHEQPAPLEKTACNYDYIEQIWPSFDYYLQENDFYIGVQTKRGCPHNCCYCVYTVVEGKQVRINPAAEVVAEMRQLYDRGVRNFWFTDAQFIPARRFMDDAIELLQKIDDSGMNDIHWAAYIRADNLTPQLCDLMVKTGMNYFEIGITSGSQELVRKMRMGYNLRTVLQNCRDLKAAGFNDLVSVNYSFNVIDERPETIRQTIAYHRELERIFGADKVEPAIFFIGLQPHTHLEEYAFENNVLNRDYDPMSLMPWTAKKLLWNPEPLGSFFGEVCLQAWRQNPNDFGREVMKILEERLGCAELEEALTAPLEPKQKQDKQLVTVA
- a CDS encoding DICT sensory domain-containing protein, coding for MLEGSILQKLEAAHRGSKRPLNFGVYYKNTLVALCHALEDFILESGGTPLMITAFQRGKWYLQEAERYGDLAAKASQVVIMAAADAGFAEHPTSQRSNVELVSLTPDDPVAQEWHLIILSETYSAMVLCQELSSTDYGPTGVPENDLERKFYGFWTFEAELVQETMDLAIAHVGRYAPELQQALRSQKQKITAAYGTKPRDDIGIVVTRVVDYLQHSQEDVSHLGESELFASPMHEQALEDNLVSSEMQAFLRMAQLIDQANAANPLAAAEIAALAESMGQLLDIPSWQLKRLRLAALLHGLGSSFVTAVHSQEEAPSCPLTTAVQALRVMPRMRAIAQIITHQTEWWDGTGTPAGLAYDAIPLESRILGLVTHFQWHVRQLRMSQEGEETTINLEETLSKALAECQRQAGEAFDPKLIEALSLLVMGMQQGMSLQVNQPKIAAGMWLLDSHPNEELKVSKLKLQD